In Flavobacterium sp. CS20, a single window of DNA contains:
- a CDS encoding NADH:ubiquinone reductase (Na(+)-transporting) subunit D gives MSEQKKEIKTKEEKKKEEMILFLSKSEEKEAFLSRANRKLLTDPLNDDNPITVQMLGICSALAITVQLRPAIVMSLAVIFVTAMGNVVISLLRNLIPNRIRIIVQLVVVASLVIVVDQVLKAFLYDVSKQLSIFIGLIITNCIIMGRLEAFALGNKPWKSFLDGIGNGAGYGIILIIVAFFRELLGSGKLLGYEILGHKGLTLADSTGLYALGYENNGFFLLSPMALIIVGLVIWYQRSRNRKLIEES, from the coding sequence ATGAGTGAACAGAAAAAAGAAATAAAAACGAAAGAAGAAAAGAAAAAAGAGGAAATGATTCTCTTTTTATCGAAGTCTGAAGAAAAAGAAGCTTTTTTATCAAGAGCTAATAGAAAATTACTCACAGATCCATTAAACGATGATAATCCTATAACCGTCCAAATGCTTGGAATTTGCTCTGCTTTGGCAATTACAGTCCAACTCAGACCAGCAATAGTGATGTCTTTGGCAGTTATTTTTGTAACGGCTATGGGGAATGTTGTGATTTCATTATTGCGAAATTTAATTCCTAATCGTATCCGTATTATCGTACAATTAGTCGTGGTTGCTTCTTTGGTTATAGTGGTTGACCAAGTATTAAAAGCTTTTTTATACGATGTCAGCAAACAGCTTTCCATTTTTATTGGATTAATTATAACCAACTGTATCATTATGGGTCGCTTAGAAGCCTTTGCCTTAGGTAATAAGCCGTGGAAATCATTTTTAGATGGAATTGGAAATGGAGCTGGCTACGGTATAATTTTAATTATAGTTGCCTTTTTTAGAGAATTATTAGGCTCAGGCAAACTATTAGGCTACGAAATATTAGGTCATAAAGGTTTGACTTTAGCCGATTCAACTGGACTTTATGCCTTAGGTTATGAAAATAATGGATTTTTTCTATTATCGCCAATGGCACTTATTATAGTCGGTCTTGTGATTTGGTATCAACGCTCTCGCAACCGCAAACTTATTGAAGAAAGTTAA
- the nqrE gene encoding NADH:ubiquinone reductase (Na(+)-transporting) subunit E has protein sequence MDLLNLFVKSIFIENMIFAYFLGMCSYLAVSKTVKTAVGLGATVIFVLLITVPLNYLIDTYLLQPGALRWLSEDYANIDLSFLSYIMFIAVIASMVQLVEMVVEKFSPALYGSLGIFLPLIAVNCSILGGSLFMQQKDFTGITEAIVYGGGSGIGWFLAILAIAAIREKIAYSNVPAPLKGLGITFIITGLMAIGFMSFMGIKLEGNEDTKEKTTASTIQIEKNKPDSKTVEVTLNKTKNE, from the coding sequence ATGGATTTATTGAATTTATTCGTAAAAAGCATTTTTATAGAAAATATGATATTTGCTTATTTTTTAGGGATGTGCTCTTATTTAGCCGTTTCTAAAACCGTAAAAACCGCTGTTGGTCTTGGTGCGACTGTCATATTTGTATTGCTTATCACAGTGCCACTCAACTATTTGATAGACACTTATTTATTACAACCAGGAGCTTTAAGATGGCTCAGTGAAGATTACGCTAATATCGATTTAAGCTTCTTAAGCTATATTATGTTTATCGCTGTAATCGCTTCTATGGTTCAATTGGTTGAGATGGTTGTAGAAAAGTTTTCACCCGCATTATATGGTTCGCTCGGTATATTTTTACCATTGATTGCCGTAAACTGCTCTATTCTTGGTGGCTCATTATTTATGCAACAAAAAGATTTTACTGGCATAACAGAAGCAATCGTTTATGGTGGTGGAAGTGGAATAGGTTGGTTTCTCGCTATTTTAGCTATTGCGGCAATAAGAGAAAAAATTGCTTATTCCAATGTGCCTGCTCCGCTTAAAGGCTTAGGAATTACTTTTATTATTACTGGCTTAATGGCTATCGGTTTTATGAGTTTTATGGGTATAAAATTAGAAGGAAATGAAGATACAAAAGAAAAAACCACAGCATCTACTATACAAATAGAAAAAAATAAACCTGATAGCAAGACTGTCGAAGTTACTTTAAATAAAACTAAAAACGAATAA
- the nqrF gene encoding NADH:ubiquinone reductase (Na(+)-transporting) subunit F has protein sequence MDVILASVIVFLVLIILLVMVLLTAKAKLSPSGPVTINVNDEKDMEVSSGSTLLSTLGENKLFLPSACGGGGTCIQCKCIVKEGGGAILPTEEPNFTKREIAEGWRLACQVKVKQDMKIEVPEEVFGIKKWEATVVSNYNVASFIKEFVVEIPEDMDYKAGGYIQIEVPPCEVKFENIDIEAHPEEHPGQPDKFQKEWDNFKLWPLVMKNNETVERAYSMASYPAEGRRIMLNVRIATPPFDRDKGDWMNVNPGIASSYIFSLKKGDKCVISGPYGEFFINESEAEMLYVGGGAGMAPMRSHLYHLFRTLKTNRKVTYWYGGRSKRELFYVEHFKALEKDFPNFKFYMALSEPLEEDNWKVKKDIDDEEGDGFVGFIHQCVIDNYLSKHDEPEEIELYFCGPPLMNQAVQKMGEDFGIPDENIRFDDFGG, from the coding sequence ATGGATGTTATTTTAGCGAGTGTAATTGTTTTTTTAGTCTTGATAATACTTTTGGTTATGGTGCTATTAACCGCCAAAGCCAAATTATCACCTTCAGGACCCGTAACAATTAATGTTAATGACGAAAAAGATATGGAAGTCAGTTCAGGTTCAACGCTGTTGTCCACACTTGGCGAAAACAAATTGTTTTTACCATCTGCTTGTGGTGGTGGCGGAACTTGTATTCAGTGTAAATGTATTGTTAAAGAAGGTGGCGGTGCAATATTGCCTACAGAAGAACCTAATTTTACCAAAAGAGAAATAGCAGAAGGTTGGCGTTTAGCATGCCAAGTCAAGGTGAAACAGGATATGAAAATTGAAGTTCCAGAAGAAGTTTTTGGAATTAAAAAATGGGAAGCAACTGTGGTTTCTAATTACAATGTCGCTTCATTTATTAAAGAATTTGTAGTAGAAATTCCTGAAGATATGGATTATAAAGCTGGTGGATATATTCAAATTGAAGTACCACCTTGCGAAGTGAAGTTTGAAAATATCGACATTGAAGCCCATCCAGAAGAGCATCCAGGTCAGCCTGACAAATTCCAAAAGGAATGGGATAACTTTAAACTTTGGCCTTTAGTGATGAAAAACAATGAAACTGTAGAACGTGCTTATTCTATGGCTTCATATCCAGCTGAAGGACGAAGAATTATGTTGAATGTGCGTATCGCTACGCCACCATTTGATAGAGATAAAGGCGATTGGATGAATGTGAATCCAGGTATAGCATCTTCTTATATCTTCAGTCTAAAAAAAGGCGATAAATGTGTGATTTCTGGACCTTACGGCGAATTTTTTATCAATGAAAGTGAAGCAGAAATGCTTTACGTTGGCGGTGGTGCTGGAATGGCACCAATGCGTTCGCACTTGTATCACCTGTTCAGAACTTTAAAAACTAATCGTAAAGTTACCTATTGGTATGGCGGTCGTTCTAAACGTGAATTATTTTATGTGGAACACTTTAAAGCTTTAGAAAAAGATTTTCCTAATTTCAAATTTTATATGGCACTTTCTGAGCCCTTAGAAGAAGATAACTGGAAAGTAAAAAAAGATATTGACGATGAAGAAGGTGATGGTTTTGTCGGGTTTATCCACCAATGTGTAATCGATAATTATTTAAGCAAACACGACGAACCAGAAGAGATTGAATTATATTTTTGTGGTCCACCATTGATGAACCAAGCGGTTCAAAAAATGGGTGAAGATTTTGGTATCCCAGATGAAAACATCAGATTTGATGACTTCGGTGGATAA
- a CDS encoding Na(+)-translocating NADH-quinone reductase subunit F: protein MAELSKQELHNLAMNIVGKDLEDQGYEFLAVNSKLKKNPQFVALKNKKLHFVVVRAISYPDNPRVYDDKLMTKMKNHADKFNALTFFAGVGLANRSDYERPLTKTDDYVVNYNGMIKIE from the coding sequence ATGGCAGAGCTTAGCAAACAAGAACTTCACAATTTAGCCATGAATATTGTTGGCAAAGATCTCGAAGATCAGGGCTATGAGTTTTTAGCCGTAAACAGTAAGCTTAAAAAAAATCCACAATTTGTGGCTCTTAAAAACAAAAAACTGCATTTTGTTGTTGTTCGAGCAATTAGCTACCCAGACAACCCAAGGGTTTATGACGATAAGTTGATGACCAAAATGAAAAACCACGCCGATAAATTTAATGCACTGACTTTTTTTGCTGGCGTCGGTCTTGCCAATCGTTCAGACTATGAACGTCCATTGACTAAAACAGACGATTATGTGGTTAATTACAATGGTATGATTAAAATTGAGTAA
- a CDS encoding FAD:protein FMN transferase, giving the protein MKNFAFYIICFITVLLIFSCSPKKYELKGNALGTTYSVNYFSETKQNFKPQFDSIFNVINHSLSTYIPDSDISKLNHGKNIKVDNHFKNVFKASKLIYKKTEGYFDPSIGLMVNAYGFGPETYDIQLTEKTIDSLMNFVGFDKFLLKNNTLQTHLPSFYLDFNAIAKGYTVDVLADFLKSKNIDDFFVEIGGEIVAYGQDHDHDKIWNFGIETPIENNTNRELSYAVIIENRALATSGNYRKFKTDSLTGQKFVHTINPKTGLAKKSNVLSASVIADNCMTADAYATAFMAMGFDKAKQIIEKQQINALLIYVDEANTTQTYISNGLKPIVSAL; this is encoded by the coding sequence ATGAAAAATTTTGCGTTTTATATTATTTGTTTCATCACAGTTTTACTGATTTTTTCTTGTAGCCCAAAAAAATATGAACTGAAAGGTAATGCCTTGGGAACAACTTATTCTGTTAATTATTTTTCTGAAACCAAGCAAAATTTTAAACCGCAATTTGATTCTATTTTCAATGTTATTAATCATTCTTTAAGCACTTATATACCTGATTCAGATATTTCAAAGCTCAATCACGGTAAAAATATTAAGGTCGATAATCATTTTAAAAATGTTTTCAAAGCATCTAAACTTATTTATAAAAAAACCGAAGGCTATTTTGACCCTAGTATTGGTTTGATGGTTAATGCATACGGGTTTGGTCCAGAAACTTACGATATACAATTGACTGAAAAAACTATTGATTCCTTAATGAATTTTGTAGGATTTGATAAGTTTTTATTAAAGAATAACACATTACAAACTCATTTACCTTCTTTTTATTTGGATTTTAATGCCATAGCCAAGGGTTATACTGTTGATGTTTTAGCTGATTTTTTAAAAAGTAAAAACATCGATGATTTTTTTGTGGAAATAGGTGGAGAAATTGTTGCTTATGGTCAAGATCACGACCATGATAAAATATGGAATTTTGGAATTGAAACACCAATAGAAAACAACACAAATAGAGAGTTGTCTTACGCCGTTATAATAGAAAATAGAGCTTTAGCCACATCTGGTAATTATAGAAAATTCAAAACGGATTCTCTTACAGGGCAAAAGTTTGTTCACACTATAAACCCTAAAACAGGATTAGCCAAAAAATCTAATGTTTTAAGTGCTTCTGTCATAGCCGATAATTGCATGACTGCCGATGCTTATGCTACTGCTTTTATGGCTATGGGTTTTGATAAAGCAAAACAAATCATTGAAAAACAACAGATTAATGCTCTTTTGATTTACGTCGATGAAGCCAATACAACGCAAACCTATATCTCTAACGGTTTAAAGCCAATAGTTTCTGCACTTTAA
- a CDS encoding S10 family peptidase — MKSKYFIYSFLSLLMISIFAFNLNAQDLQIPKTEPVVTSHKVNIKGQSINYTTETGMQVYHNSDGKAKADLFYAYYKRSDVNNIENRPLLFSFNGGPGSASVWMHLAYTGLRVLKISDEGFPVQPYGVKTNPNSILDIADIVYINPVNTGYSRPIKDENGKFNRDEFFGVQADIKYLSEWMNAFVQKHNRWLSPKYLIGESYGTVRVSGLADELQDRQWMYINGVILVSPTELGNFRNGILEIANRLPYFTAVAWYHKQLPAELQQKSLEEALKLSEQFTMNELIPLLYKGGFKSQQDLYQAAEKMAYFSGIDKDIFIEHNLDFSYSNFWKMLLKDEGFTLGRLDSRYLGIDRQVAGTRPDYNAELTAWLQAFTPAINHYIKNELKFDVPLKYYMFGPVRPWDRKNSQNNTGERLRQAMAQNPSLQVFIQSGYFDGATTYFNAKYTMWHIDPSGRMQDRFHFKAYKSGHMMYLRNEDLKQANDDLREFILQSLPEKGKPIKYNRK; from the coding sequence ATGAAGTCTAAATATTTTATCTATTCTTTTCTTTCGCTTTTAATGATATCAATATTTGCATTTAACCTTAATGCACAAGATCTTCAAATTCCAAAAACTGAGCCAGTTGTTACTTCACACAAAGTCAATATTAAAGGTCAAAGTATCAATTATACCACAGAAACGGGAATGCAAGTTTACCACAACAGTGATGGCAAAGCCAAGGCTGATTTGTTTTATGCCTACTACAAACGTTCTGATGTAAACAATATCGAAAATAGACCTTTGTTGTTTTCTTTTAACGGTGGTCCAGGCTCAGCTTCAGTATGGATGCATTTGGCTTATACAGGACTGAGAGTTTTAAAAATAAGCGATGAAGGTTTTCCTGTTCAACCTTACGGGGTTAAAACCAATCCAAATAGCATTTTAGATATTGCTGATATTGTGTATATCAACCCAGTCAATACAGGCTATTCACGACCTATCAAAGATGAAAATGGAAAATTTAATAGAGATGAATTTTTTGGAGTTCAAGCCGATATCAAATATCTATCAGAGTGGATGAATGCATTTGTCCAAAAACACAACAGATGGCTGTCTCCAAAATATTTAATTGGTGAAAGTTATGGCACAGTTCGGGTTTCGGGACTTGCTGATGAGCTCCAAGACAGACAATGGATGTATATCAACGGTGTGATTTTAGTTTCGCCTACGGAATTGGGTAACTTCAGAAATGGCATACTTGAAATTGCAAATCGCTTACCTTATTTTACTGCTGTAGCTTGGTATCATAAACAATTGCCTGCTGAACTTCAACAAAAATCTCTTGAAGAAGCCTTAAAATTGTCGGAACAATTTACAATGAATGAACTTATTCCGCTTTTATATAAGGGTGGTTTTAAAAGTCAACAAGACCTATATCAAGCGGCTGAAAAAATGGCCTATTTTTCTGGGATAGATAAAGATATTTTTATAGAACATAATTTGGATTTTAGTTATAGCAATTTTTGGAAAATGTTACTCAAAGATGAAGGCTTTACCTTAGGTCGTTTAGATTCTCGTTATCTTGGCATAGATCGTCAAGTTGCAGGAACGAGACCAGATTACAATGCAGAACTCACCGCTTGGTTACAAGCTTTTACGCCAGCCATCAATCACTACATCAAAAATGAACTCAAATTTGATGTGCCTTTAAAATACTATATGTTTGGTCCAGTAAGACCTTGGGATAGAAAAAATAGCCAAAACAATACTGGTGAAAGATTGCGTCAGGCGATGGCTCAAAATCCAAGTTTGCAAGTCTTTATTCAATCTGGATATTTTGATGGAGCAACAACCTATTTCAATGCCAAATATACGATGTGGCATATTGATCCGAGTGGAAGAATGCAAGACCGATTTCATTTTAAAGCCTACAAAAGCGGTCATATGATGTATTTGCGAAATGAAGATTTGAAACAAGCCAATGACGATTTAAGAGAATTTATATTGCAAAGTTTACCTGAAAAAGGCAAACCCATTAAATACAACAGAAAATAG
- the recR gene encoding recombination mediator RecR, which translates to MDYSSKLLENAVEEMSRFPGIGKRSALRLILHLLNQPEEQTVDLAQALVKLRTEIKFCKNCHNISDSELCEICQSSKRQNEIVCVVEDIRDVMAIENTQQYKGLYHVLGGKISPMDGIGPQNLNIDSLVQKVKDGKIDEIIFALSSTMEGDTTNFYIYKQIHNYNVKTSSIARGISVGDELEFADEITLGRSIINRRPFETTLKP; encoded by the coding sequence ATAGACTATTCATCTAAACTTTTAGAAAATGCCGTCGAAGAGATGTCGAGATTTCCTGGCATAGGAAAACGTTCGGCATTGCGTTTAATTTTGCATTTGCTCAATCAACCTGAAGAACAAACGGTTGACTTAGCTCAGGCTTTAGTGAAACTGAGAACAGAAATTAAATTTTGTAAAAATTGCCATAATATCAGTGATTCTGAGCTTTGCGAAATCTGTCAAAGTTCAAAGCGTCAAAATGAGATAGTCTGCGTTGTAGAAGATATTAGAGATGTGATGGCTATTGAAAATACACAACAATACAAAGGCTTATATCACGTGTTAGGCGGAAAAATCAGCCCGATGGATGGAATTGGTCCTCAAAACCTGAATATTGACAGCTTAGTCCAAAAAGTAAAAGACGGTAAAATTGACGAAATTATCTTTGCACTAAGCTCAACAATGGAAGGCGATACCACAAACTTCTATATCTATAAACAAATTCATAATTACAATGTTAAAACATCAAGTATAGCTCGTGGTATATCAGTAGGAGACGAATTAGAATTTGCTGATGAAATCACTCTTGGAAGAAGTATCATCAACAGGCGACCTTTTGAAACTACTTTAAAACCTTAA
- a CDS encoding glycosyltransferase family 2 protein has product MKVSVIIVSYKVPYHLMLCLESLNSAIRDLDAEIIVVDNASNDKTSELVSKYFPQVKFIQNPNNDGFSKANNIGINQAKGKYICLINPDTVISETSIKATIKKHESFDNCGILGLRLIDGTGHFLPESKINKLTLKVAALKMLGFSKQYYNNNLSEGEEGQTTTLVGAFMCFRKQDYERLEGLDERYFMYGEDIDLCYQFTKAGYQNYYLGKESLIHFKGESTLRDDVYFKRFFDSVKFFFTKHYSNSKLMIGILSIFFIIAKRFKKSDMLKKANVKPDYNNIFYIGQNKELYQKLKIHYNKNIKTLEPKQIDSQNYKDSLIVFDTKTLSYQRAIDFMLKNNNSGNAFRFIPQHLGVLIGSDSSTSQGEVVFLK; this is encoded by the coding sequence TTGAAAGTCTCTGTAATCATTGTGAGTTACAAAGTGCCTTATCACTTAATGCTTTGTTTAGAAAGTTTAAACTCAGCCATCAGAGATTTAGATGCTGAAATTATTGTGGTTGATAATGCTTCAAACGATAAAACTTCTGAACTTGTTTCAAAATACTTTCCTCAAGTAAAATTTATACAAAACCCCAACAACGATGGCTTTTCAAAAGCTAATAATATTGGCATCAATCAAGCTAAGGGCAAATACATTTGTCTGATCAATCCTGATACCGTAATCTCAGAAACATCTATAAAAGCAACTATCAAAAAACACGAAAGCTTTGATAATTGTGGAATTTTAGGTCTCAGATTGATTGATGGCACAGGACATTTTTTGCCAGAAAGTAAAATCAATAAATTGACCTTAAAAGTTGCGGCATTAAAGATGTTAGGCTTCTCAAAACAATATTATAACAACAATTTATCAGAAGGCGAAGAAGGACAAACCACAACGCTTGTCGGCGCTTTTATGTGTTTTAGGAAACAAGATTATGAGCGATTAGAAGGATTAGACGAACGCTATTTTATGTATGGTGAAGATATCGATTTGTGTTATCAATTCACCAAAGCTGGATATCAAAACTATTATTTAGGTAAAGAAAGTTTGATACATTTTAAAGGAGAAAGCACATTACGAGATGATGTTTATTTTAAACGTTTCTTTGATTCGGTCAAGTTTTTTTTTACAAAACACTATTCCAATTCAAAATTGATGATAGGTATTCTATCCATCTTTTTCATCATTGCCAAACGATTCAAAAAATCTGATATGCTTAAAAAAGCAAATGTCAAACCCGATTACAATAACATTTTTTACATCGGTCAAAATAAAGAGCTCTATCAAAAACTAAAGATCCATTACAATAAGAATATCAAAACTTTAGAACCAAAACAAATTGATAGTCAAAACTACAAAGACAGTCTTATTGTTTTTGACACCAAAACGCTATCATATCAGCGGGCTATAGATTTTATGCTTAAAAACAACAATTCAGGAAATGCCTTTAGATTTATTCCCCAACATCTTGGTGTTTTGATAGGAAGTGATAGTAGCACATCTCAAGGTGAAGTGGTGTTTTTGAAATAA
- a CDS encoding ribonuclease HII — protein sequence MLKHRIITDRLECGTDEAGRGCLAGPVTAKTVILPADFSNSLINDSKQLSLKKRESLKSIIKKEAIAYGIAHVFPDKIDKINILNASILAMHKAIEQLSPQPEFILVDGNRFKNFKNINHECIIKGDAKYLNIAMTSVLAKTSRDEFMLKLHQQNPKYHWKQNKGYPTKQHREAIQTYGVTSHHRQSFKLLPDQLKLNFEVQ from the coding sequence ATGCTAAAACATAGAATAATAACAGATAGACTTGAGTGTGGCACTGATGAAGCAGGACGAGGTTGTTTAGCTGGACCTGTAACCGCAAAGACTGTTATTTTACCTGCAGATTTTTCTAATTCTTTAATCAACGACTCTAAGCAACTTTCTTTAAAAAAAAGAGAAAGTTTAAAATCTATTATCAAAAAAGAAGCTATTGCCTATGGAATCGCTCATGTGTTTCCTGATAAAATAGACAAAATCAATATTTTAAATGCATCAATTTTAGCTATGCACAAAGCCATAGAGCAATTAAGTCCACAACCGGAATTTATTTTAGTTGATGGAAATCGATTTAAAAACTTCAAAAATATAAATCATGAATGCATAATTAAAGGTGATGCAAAATACCTTAATATTGCAATGACTTCTGTTCTTGCTAAAACATCTAGAGATGAATTTATGCTTAAATTACACCAACAAAACCCAAAATATCATTGGAAACAAAATAAAGGATATCCAACAAAGCAACACAGAGAAGCCATACAAACATATGGAGTTACATCTCATCATAGACAAAGCTTTAAACTATTGCCCGACCAGTTAAAATTAAATTTTGAAGTTCAATAA